One Terriglobales bacterium genomic region harbors:
- a CDS encoding site-specific integrase, with protein MQSSIVQSLESGHSEVLTEYLSGMARFHDYSFGNVMLIARQTVPVSGERRNMPRKVGQIIARGERHWLVRVYLGRDRETRKRIYHNRTIYGSLRHAQAYLTKRLHERGLSRGVESLQVTVDEFLDHWLKTAVKPKVRAKTYSDYAAILRRYIRPALGEKMLASLSPLEIQAAYQTMIDRKLSARTVRYAHAVLRAAMRQAVRWQLLLTDPTRGVEIPSQRQREMQALTTEQARLFLKTALKSPQACLFAVALTTGMRPSEYFALCWRDIDWDHGTVSIARALHRHEGQWSFADTKRARSRRVVKLQTWVMDLLRKKAEKSRPASGSVFADLIFTTDRGEPINEEYLVKKYFKSLLREAGLPNIRLYDLRHTCATLALTIGVPPKVVSEQLGHASAAFTLDTYSHVLPHMQAEAAAKMEAALLDGLSLQSRSPFNS; from the coding sequence ATGCAGTCGAGTATCGTTCAGTCGCTCGAATCAGGCCACAGTGAAGTGCTTACCGAATATCTGTCGGGCATGGCACGGTTCCACGATTACAGCTTTGGCAATGTGATGTTGATTGCACGGCAGACTGTACCTGTTTCCGGCGAAAGGAGAAATATGCCTCGTAAAGTTGGTCAGATCATTGCGCGAGGCGAGCGTCATTGGCTCGTTCGCGTTTATCTCGGGCGCGATCGCGAAACGCGCAAGCGCATCTACCACAATCGAACAATCTACGGTTCCTTGCGTCACGCACAGGCGTACTTAACAAAGAGATTGCATGAACGAGGCTTATCCCGTGGCGTCGAAAGTCTTCAGGTCACAGTAGATGAATTCCTGGATCACTGGCTGAAAACGGCCGTCAAACCCAAAGTTCGCGCGAAGACGTATAGCGACTACGCAGCCATACTGCGGCGATACATCCGTCCGGCGCTCGGCGAGAAAATGTTGGCCTCCCTCTCGCCTCTTGAAATCCAGGCCGCATATCAGACCATGATTGACCGGAAGCTCTCGGCCAGGACGGTTCGATATGCACATGCCGTCTTGCGCGCGGCAATGCGACAGGCCGTGCGTTGGCAGTTGCTCCTTACTGATCCGACGCGAGGAGTGGAGATTCCCTCTCAGCGCCAAAGAGAAATGCAAGCGTTGACGACCGAACAAGCTCGGCTATTTCTAAAGACTGCATTGAAATCTCCGCAAGCTTGCCTTTTTGCCGTAGCCCTCACTACCGGAATGCGCCCCAGCGAATACTTTGCTCTCTGCTGGCGGGACATTGACTGGGATCACGGAACCGTCAGTATCGCTCGAGCTCTTCACAGGCACGAAGGCCAATGGAGCTTTGCGGACACGAAGCGGGCCCGGAGTCGCCGAGTCGTTAAGCTGCAAACGTGGGTTATGGATCTCCTCCGGAAAAAGGCCGAGAAATCTCGGCCAGCGTCAGGTTCGGTATTCGCGGATCTGATCTTTACCACCGATCGTGGTGAGCCGATCAACGAGGAGTACCTGGTCAAGAAGTATTTCAAGTCGCTCCTGCGGGAAGCTGGTTTGCCGAACATTCGGCTCTACGATCTCCGCCATACGTGTGCCACACTTGCCCTCACAATAGGCGTGCCTCCAAAAGTAGTGTCCGAGCAACTCGGACACGCGAGTGCGGCGTTCACACTGGATACCTACTCTCACGTGCTTCCGCACATGCAGGCCGAAGCTGCCGCAAAGATGGAAGCGGCCCTTCTAGACGGCCTCTCGCTGCAATCCAGATCCCCCTTCAATTCTTAG
- a CDS encoding UvrD-helicase domain-containing protein — protein MNICPERKKLLDCNGHAVVTGGPGSGKTTIALKKALVRIDAGLDPGQSVLFLSFSRTAVARILQVARLELSRREHRTRLNVQTFHSFFWDLLRTHAYLLGAPSPIKILMPQDERVRNGGTKSDPDNAQWNAWLAERETLFLNEGLIAFDLFAPKAAELFARSAWITRLVGERFPLVIVDEAQDTGPDAWRCIEMLSPLTQVICLADLEQQIFDHLPGIGPERMDAIKATLKPLEVKLGSQNMRSPRSQIAEFGQDIMAGRIRPGGYKGVSNLSFNRGTDLGATLRKALGCLHRLIRAETKDWAKTIAILVPTAAEAAKVSAALNAGKKPVPHKLLFDEDEARLAARFAAFLLEPKETMPLESQLAEALMLLHNLRKASGSKSDAKQLLDWAVKCQAGNVSKAGLVKVLTNLLSTLTTSSFVGDPSRDWTFVKSCLRSSGEPLFQGVATHLDYLIAFKRGKHIAAGLSAVWEMVSSYRRAREVLDNALAQDLILDGVDDPDGIQVMTIHKSKAKQFDGVIVLRRDRHNGRTLVSNLVWRDDKPPYMRSRKILMVAVTRAKVHTMMVQQVWPACPIMSHYILASAYTSR, from the coding sequence GTGAATATTTGTCCAGAGCGGAAGAAGCTGCTTGACTGTAACGGGCATGCGGTTGTTACCGGTGGCCCGGGCAGCGGCAAAACGACTATTGCTCTCAAAAAGGCGCTAGTTCGGATCGATGCAGGTCTTGACCCGGGTCAGTCCGTTCTGTTCTTAAGCTTTTCTCGAACAGCGGTTGCGCGCATTTTGCAGGTGGCACGCCTGGAGCTTTCTCGTCGAGAGCATCGAACTCGCCTCAATGTCCAGACGTTTCATTCTTTTTTCTGGGACTTGCTGAGGACTCACGCTTATCTTTTGGGCGCACCGTCGCCAATCAAGATCCTTATGCCCCAGGATGAGCGAGTGCGAAACGGTGGTACCAAGAGCGATCCTGATAACGCTCAGTGGAATGCCTGGCTCGCCGAGCGGGAAACGCTTTTTCTAAACGAAGGGCTAATTGCTTTTGATCTCTTTGCCCCAAAGGCAGCGGAATTGTTTGCGCGCAGCGCCTGGATAACGCGGCTGGTGGGCGAACGGTTCCCCCTTGTAATCGTCGACGAGGCTCAAGATACAGGACCCGATGCATGGCGATGCATTGAGATGCTTTCGCCCTTGACTCAGGTCATCTGTCTTGCCGATCTCGAACAACAGATATTCGACCACCTGCCGGGTATTGGGCCCGAGCGGATGGATGCGATCAAGGCTACGCTAAAACCTCTGGAGGTAAAGCTAGGATCGCAAAACATGCGAAGCCCGAGGTCTCAGATTGCTGAATTTGGGCAAGACATCATGGCTGGCCGCATCCGCCCTGGCGGATATAAAGGGGTGTCGAATCTTTCGTTCAATCGTGGAACAGACCTTGGAGCAACGCTTCGAAAAGCTTTAGGGTGCTTACACCGACTGATTCGAGCGGAAACGAAGGATTGGGCGAAGACGATAGCGATCCTTGTGCCAACTGCGGCGGAGGCTGCCAAGGTCTCTGCCGCCTTAAATGCTGGCAAGAAACCAGTTCCTCACAAACTGTTGTTCGATGAGGATGAGGCTCGGTTGGCTGCGCGTTTCGCTGCTTTCCTGCTCGAGCCCAAGGAAACGATGCCGCTTGAGTCGCAGTTGGCAGAGGCATTGATGTTATTGCACAACCTTAGAAAAGCCTCAGGATCGAAGTCCGATGCCAAACAGCTACTTGACTGGGCAGTAAAATGCCAGGCAGGAAACGTGAGTAAGGCAGGTCTTGTGAAGGTTCTTACGAATCTGTTGAGCACCCTCACGACTAGTTCATTCGTTGGCGATCCATCGCGCGACTGGACATTCGTGAAATCGTGCTTGCGGTCTTCTGGGGAACCGCTGTTTCAGGGCGTTGCAACACATCTCGACTACTTGATTGCGTTTAAACGAGGAAAACATATCGCCGCTGGGCTGAGCGCAGTGTGGGAGATGGTTTCGTCTTACCGGCGAGCGCGAGAGGTACTTGACAACGCGTTGGCACAAGATCTCATTTTGGATGGTGTGGATGATCCCGACGGAATCCAGGTAATGACGATTCATAAATCCAAGGCTAAGCAGTTTGATGGGGTGATCGTTCTTCGAAGAGATAGGCACAATGGCCGCACGCTCGTGTCAAACCTTGTGTGGCGTGACGATAAGCCTCCCTATATGCGCAGTCGAAAGATTCTGATGGTTGCCGTCACTCGCGCGAAGGTGCACACCATGATGGTGCAGCAAGTTTGGCCTGCATGCCCGATAATGAGTCACTACATTCTCGCTTCAGCGTATACATCCCGGTAG
- a CDS encoding AAA family ATPase, with translation MKVVQLKIENFRGIQSADLRFDGHALLLGPNNVGKSTICEALDLVLGPDRLNKFPPVEEFDFYNGKYLQPAATPEDKPLPIPIRVQVLLIDLSAEVLKRCSGHLEFWHSAEKRLLAQGEVAAATPGTSVPCLRLETVAQYDPEEDEFTAETVYVHSPNNAEDGKDPVRREIKRLFGFLYLRALRTGSRALSLERGSLLDLLLRLQKIRTGLWEQAIKRLRALDIEKDAAELEPVLKSIEERLASYVPASKPGRKTKLYVTQLTREHLRKTMSFFLGMRDDQEEVPFQQAGTGTLNTLVLALLSFIAELKPESVIFAMEEPEIAVQPHTQRRIAEYLLLHTKQAFVTSHSPYVIERFTPENTFLLTRGTGGSLQCMCVADATGLKENDYKRYARRGLAECMLGKGVVLVEGTTESHALPVLARCIEANDPTLNPLDLAGVTVFDAESDGTIPKFARFFQALGLKTFGFYDFKQRTPDEKKKFADVLDINVEHAYKGFEQLLAQEIAVSRLRLFVDALVAAGVDLGHYGIPATLPTDDNAMKKLVQQLLSSTKGAGWAALLIEECQLNELPQTAVAFLKSIYTFFPIPTITAATPPTSSANAAPQSAASPSSQPDVPAAAADGDSSHSTSSVDVNGKA, from the coding sequence TTGAAAGTCGTTCAACTCAAGATCGAGAACTTCAGAGGGATCCAGTCGGCGGACCTTAGATTTGATGGCCACGCTCTCCTTCTGGGACCCAACAACGTCGGGAAGAGCACAATATGCGAAGCACTAGATCTTGTCCTCGGGCCTGATCGTTTGAACAAGTTCCCGCCAGTCGAAGAATTCGATTTTTATAACGGCAAATATCTCCAACCGGCGGCTACACCCGAAGACAAACCGCTGCCGATCCCAATTCGCGTGCAGGTGCTTCTCATCGACTTGAGTGCTGAGGTGTTGAAGAGATGCAGCGGGCATCTGGAGTTCTGGCATTCCGCGGAGAAACGGCTGTTGGCACAAGGTGAGGTGGCGGCGGCAACTCCCGGGACCTCAGTGCCTTGTCTGAGACTCGAGACCGTAGCTCAGTACGATCCGGAGGAGGATGAATTCACGGCAGAGACCGTGTACGTGCATAGTCCAAATAATGCAGAGGATGGCAAAGATCCGGTCCGACGGGAGATCAAACGGCTTTTTGGTTTCCTGTACCTGCGCGCATTGCGCACAGGTTCGCGTGCGCTAAGTCTTGAGCGCGGATCTTTGTTAGATCTGCTGTTGCGCTTGCAGAAAATCCGGACGGGTCTCTGGGAGCAAGCCATCAAGCGGCTTCGCGCGCTCGACATCGAAAAAGACGCCGCCGAGCTGGAACCTGTGTTGAAATCAATCGAGGAACGGCTTGCGAGCTACGTTCCGGCCAGTAAGCCGGGGCGTAAGACCAAGCTATACGTCACCCAGCTCACGCGTGAACATCTGCGCAAGACGATGTCTTTCTTCCTCGGGATGCGAGATGACCAAGAAGAAGTTCCATTTCAGCAAGCCGGGACCGGAACCCTCAATACTCTAGTGCTGGCGCTGCTTTCGTTCATCGCGGAACTCAAACCGGAGTCGGTTATCTTCGCGATGGAGGAACCCGAGATCGCTGTCCAGCCCCACACACAGCGTCGAATTGCAGAGTACCTCTTGCTCCATACCAAGCAGGCATTCGTCACGTCCCATTCCCCTTACGTCATCGAGCGGTTCACTCCGGAGAATACATTTTTGCTCACGCGTGGTACGGGCGGAAGCCTGCAATGTATGTGTGTCGCGGATGCAACAGGACTAAAGGAGAATGACTACAAGCGATATGCTCGCCGTGGCCTCGCCGAGTGCATGCTTGGCAAAGGCGTCGTTCTCGTCGAAGGAACAACAGAATCCCATGCATTACCTGTGTTAGCGCGCTGCATCGAGGCGAATGATCCAACACTGAACCCACTCGATCTTGCTGGCGTGACGGTATTTGACGCGGAGAGTGACGGGACAATACCGAAGTTCGCGAGATTTTTTCAGGCACTCGGCTTGAAAACATTCGGCTTCTACGATTTCAAACAGAGGACGCCAGATGAGAAAAAGAAATTCGCAGATGTGTTAGACATCAACGTGGAACACGCATACAAAGGTTTCGAACAGCTACTCGCCCAGGAGATCGCTGTCAGCCGATTGCGTTTGTTTGTAGACGCCCTCGTAGCCGCTGGGGTGGATTTGGGCCATTACGGTATTCCCGCGACGCTTCCAACCGACGACAACGCGATGAAGAAACTTGTTCAGCAGCTTCTCTCGTCAACCAAAGGCGCAGGATGGGCGGCTCTTCTAATTGAAGAGTGTCAGCTCAATGAGTTGCCACAGACGGCTGTCGCATTCTTGAAGTCCATCTATACGTTTTTCCCGATTCCTACGATCACCGCGGCAACCCCTCCTACCAGCTCCGCGAATGCTGCTCCACAATCGGCCGCGTCGCCGTCCTCACAACCGGATGTTCCGGCTGCTGCCGCGGACGGCGATTCTTCACATTCCACTTCATCTGTTGATGTGAATGGAAAAGCGTGA
- a CDS encoding PIN domain-containing protein: MRRYMLDTDICSYVMKRSDDALLKHLEKLPVSDVCVSVVTKSELLYGVEVSPRRKQDEAALHAFLSYVEVLDFADPSAAHYAEIRSHWKKLGTMIGANDLFIAAHARSLGLTLVTHHTGELGRAPKLAIEDWTKVP, encoded by the coding sequence ATGCGACGCTACATGCTGGACACCGATATCTGTTCTTATGTGATGAAACGCTCCGATGACGCACTTCTCAAACACCTCGAAAAGCTGCCGGTCAGCGATGTGTGCGTCTCGGTAGTCACGAAGTCAGAATTGCTCTATGGTGTCGAAGTATCTCCGCGGCGGAAGCAGGACGAGGCAGCACTGCATGCTTTCCTGAGTTATGTTGAGGTTCTCGATTTCGCCGACCCGTCAGCTGCGCATTATGCCGAGATCCGATCTCACTGGAAAAAATTGGGAACTATGATCGGAGCCAATGATCTCTTCATCGCAGCCCATGCGCGAAGCCTGGGCTTGACGCTGGTGACTCACCATACGGGGGAATTGGGGCGGGCCCCTAAATTGGCGATCGAAGACTGGACGAAAGTTCCCTGA
- the vapB gene encoding type II toxin-antitoxin system VapB family antitoxin produces the protein MNNRSQAVRLPKEFQFRTHEVFIRKEGSEVVLSPRPFDWTSYLAEAPVASATFMEEMEDLPVQEREA, from the coding sequence ATGAATAACCGGAGTCAAGCGGTCCGTCTCCCCAAAGAGTTTCAGTTCCGGACACACGAGGTATTCATTCGTAAAGAGGGGAGCGAGGTCGTGTTGTCCCCACGGCCGTTTGACTGGACTTCCTACCTTGCCGAGGCGCCCGTAGCTTCGGCGACTTTCATGGAAGAGATGGAAGATCTGCCGGTGCAGGAGCGGGAAGCGTAA
- the ggt gene encoding gamma-glutamyltransferase — translation MLPRPQLALLILLFVTFAGPLSFAQGRNTARSMVITPNGIVATSQIQASQAGAEILRRGGSAIDAAIAANAVLGVIEPMMNGIGGDLFALYWDAKSGKLYGLNSSGWAPRQLTLERLRSKGKATPPLSGIDSVTVPGAVAGWKALHNRFGVLQWKDLLQPAIFYSESGFPVPEIAHAYWNEYRETVYKDDESRRVYLPNGKVPDVGDLFRNPDLAATLRVLAREGAEAFYKGPIANAILSTSRTLNGSMAADDLASFEPEWVEPISTSYRGWHIYELPPNGQGMAALEMLNILETLPASLDGPSDPVELHQRIESMKLAYADLYRYNADPRFAKVPVAGLTSKDFAKKRAQLIDSSRANCSVPYGEPFSDTTYLSVVDRNGNIVSMIQSNYDAFGSGITVRGMGFVLQDRGALFSLDPSSPNVLAPRKRPFHTIIPAFMEKGDEHIGFGIMGGANQPLAHVQFVSNIVDYHMNIQQALEEPRFTVHPNQGCNIRVESRIPGKTQNELSAMGHILDVREAYSTLMGRGNAVLRNSKSKVNYGASDARADGIAEPELIRSLH, via the coding sequence ATGCTTCCCCGTCCACAATTGGCTCTGCTCATCCTGTTGTTCGTGACGTTCGCAGGTCCCCTCTCCTTCGCGCAGGGCCGAAACACCGCGCGCTCCATGGTCATTACTCCGAACGGCATCGTAGCCACCAGTCAAATTCAAGCTTCGCAAGCGGGTGCGGAGATACTCCGCCGTGGTGGCTCGGCAATCGACGCGGCCATTGCCGCCAACGCCGTGCTTGGAGTAATCGAGCCTATGATGAACGGCATCGGTGGCGACCTATTCGCGCTTTATTGGGATGCCAAGTCGGGCAAGCTATACGGTCTTAACTCCAGCGGTTGGGCTCCACGACAACTCACGCTTGAACGTTTGCGATCCAAAGGGAAAGCTACTCCGCCTCTCTCCGGAATCGATTCCGTCACCGTTCCCGGAGCAGTTGCCGGATGGAAGGCGCTCCACAACCGCTTTGGAGTCTTGCAGTGGAAGGACTTGCTTCAACCCGCGATTTTTTACTCCGAATCAGGTTTTCCTGTTCCAGAAATTGCGCACGCGTACTGGAACGAATACCGAGAGACAGTTTATAAAGATGACGAAAGTCGGCGCGTCTATCTGCCGAATGGGAAGGTGCCGGACGTTGGAGACCTATTCAGAAATCCCGATCTGGCCGCGACTCTTCGTGTACTTGCCCGTGAAGGCGCCGAAGCCTTCTATAAGGGCCCCATCGCCAATGCAATTCTAAGCACTTCTCGAACTCTGAATGGATCAATGGCGGCTGACGATCTCGCGTCTTTTGAGCCCGAATGGGTGGAACCCATCTCTACTTCGTATCGAGGCTGGCACATTTACGAACTTCCTCCAAACGGCCAAGGTATGGCGGCTCTGGAAATGCTAAACATCCTGGAGACGCTCCCTGCCTCGCTGGACGGTCCCTCAGATCCGGTTGAGCTGCATCAGCGAATCGAGTCAATGAAGCTCGCTTATGCCGACCTGTACCGCTACAATGCCGATCCGCGATTTGCAAAGGTTCCAGTCGCAGGATTGACTTCGAAGGACTTTGCCAAAAAGCGAGCGCAGTTGATTGACTCAAGCCGTGCGAATTGCAGCGTTCCTTACGGCGAGCCGTTCAGCGACACGACCTATCTGTCTGTCGTCGATCGCAACGGTAATATCGTTTCGATGATTCAGAGCAACTATGACGCCTTTGGTTCTGGGATCACCGTGCGCGGCATGGGCTTCGTACTTCAGGACAGAGGTGCCTTATTCTCTCTCGACCCTTCTTCTCCCAATGTACTGGCTCCACGTAAGAGACCGTTTCACACCATCATTCCTGCCTTCATGGAGAAAGGCGACGAGCACATCGGATTTGGAATTATGGGCGGAGCCAACCAGCCCTTGGCGCATGTACAATTCGTCTCCAACATCGTCGACTACCACATGAATATCCAGCAAGCATTGGAGGAACCTCGGTTCACCGTCCATCCCAATCAAGGCTGTAATATCCGTGTCGAATCCCGTATACCCGGCAAAACCCAGAACGAACTATCAGCAATGGGCCACATACTAGATGTTCGTGAGGCTTACTCAACCCTGATGGGCCGTGGAAATGCAGTGCTTCGCAACTCAAAATCCAAGGTTAATTATGGAGCCTCGGACGCCAGGGCTGATGGAATCGCAGAGCCGGAACTTATCCGGAGCCTCCATTAA
- a CDS encoding DMT family transporter: MNRRHGSGINFAALIVVNLLWATQYPAYKIGGDAMEPAALNFWMLLLALIPLIPLRLREKRRMQRSNSKRGWRTLYEYLILGILGIVPPSVMLSWGISHSSASNAALLSLTIPVLMTVLGVLMLGERFTTLRIFSLVLGLLGTLMISTSDLAEASFSRNLLFGNFVILIAGLGSAFYNTYSKSLLARYSELEVLINSYVVGAVACAIISGFFEKSPFYKIDGYSSRTWVAIAVLGLLSWGVAMVLWMWVLNRLDVGQVSTSIYLLPLFGLVLSIISVHDRITPSQILGGLLTVAGTATLTLFEKNRDQPSGESA; the protein is encoded by the coding sequence ATGAACCGCCGACATGGTTCCGGAATCAACTTTGCCGCTCTCATCGTCGTCAACCTGCTGTGGGCGACCCAATACCCTGCTTACAAGATTGGGGGGGACGCCATGGAACCGGCTGCTCTCAATTTCTGGATGCTGTTGCTCGCGTTGATTCCTCTGATCCCTCTTCGATTGCGAGAGAAGCGCCGCATGCAACGCTCGAATTCCAAAAGAGGTTGGCGGACTCTCTACGAATATCTAATCCTCGGAATTCTCGGCATTGTGCCCCCATCGGTGATGCTTTCTTGGGGCATCTCGCATTCATCCGCTTCCAATGCCGCTCTCCTGTCGCTTACCATTCCAGTCCTGATGACGGTTCTCGGCGTTCTTATGCTCGGTGAGCGCTTCACTACTCTGCGGATTTTTAGCCTCGTGCTCGGACTGCTCGGCACCTTGATGATCTCCACCAGCGACTTGGCGGAAGCCTCGTTCAGTCGCAATCTGCTGTTCGGAAACTTCGTCATCTTGATTGCCGGGTTAGGTAGCGCCTTTTACAACACATACAGCAAGAGTTTGCTTGCCCGCTATTCCGAACTCGAAGTTCTGATCAACAGTTATGTCGTGGGAGCCGTAGCGTGCGCCATAATCTCCGGCTTCTTTGAAAAATCGCCGTTCTACAAAATCGATGGCTACTCCTCCCGGACTTGGGTCGCAATTGCCGTACTTGGACTTCTGTCGTGGGGAGTAGCGATGGTCCTGTGGATGTGGGTTCTCAACCGCCTCGACGTCGGACAAGTATCCACTTCCATCTACTTGTTGCCGCTGTTTGGGCTCGTACTCTCTATCATCTCCGTTCACGATCGCATCACGCCTTCGCAAATCTTGGGAGGCCTTTTGACGGTCGCCGGCACCGCGACACTCACGCTGTTTGAGAAAAATCGTGATCAGCCAAGCGGCGAATCGGCATAA